The Candidatus Binatia bacterium DNA segment TGCCGACCGCTCCTCCGGCCTTGGCTCGGTCGATCCGGTCGGGACAGTGCTGAGGCGCAGTTACTTTCGCGGGATTGATCGGCCCCCTGAGGCCGGGCCGGCCGGTTGTAGTCGAGCAACCGGCGATGAGCAGCAGACTGAGAACGAAAAGCTTGAGCGACCTCACTTTCATGTCGAGATTCGTCTTTAGCTTTCTTCCTTCCGCCTACGGCCTACCGCCTAATTCCTTTTTATTACTGGAACCGCACCACGCGTAGGCCCTTCTCGCCGAAGAAACGCTCGAGCTCCTTGGGAATCTGCCGATCGGTGAGAAACAGAGAACGCTGGGGCAGGTAGTAGCCGGAAACGCCCAGCGTCAATTTGTCTTTGGCCGCACGGTCGTTCGCCTGGAAGCGCTGCTCACGATAGGTGGCCGATTCTCCCACGGCCGCGAGCAGGCGCGCGATCAGATCTCGCGACGAAGTGCCCGCGAGATCCAGCTCGACGACTCTCACGGCTTCGCTTTGTTGCAGCGCCGTCATCAGCTCGTCGCCGAAAGGTTTGAAGGACAGCGCGACCTTTTTGCCGCCGTACTCGAACAACCGGTCCACTTTCGCGTCAATCCGAATTCCGTCGCGGAGCACGACGGGGAACTGGCCGCCGCTGGAAAAAGTAATGCCGTAGTCCTTCAGAAAGGTGTCTACCAGCGCGGTCTTGTCGTTCGGCCAGTTCTCGATCCGCGCCTCAGCCGGCTTGCCGCCGCCCGCCGAGGCCGCCGGCGGCGCCATGGAGCTCGGCGAGGGAAGAAGAATCTCTTTCAAGTTCATTCCCTTGAGCGAGAGATAATCCCGAAGGTATTCCGGAGTCTGTCCCGGAGCATCGGTCAGGCTGACCACCAGCACTTGAGGCATCGCGCCGGTCTCGTCCGGCGGCATCACCATCCATTCCCCTTTCACTTGCAGGGCGACGCCGCCGTCTTGAATGACGACCGGCTGATTCGACGGCAAGCTCTGGAAACCCAACTTGAACAACAGGCCGGTGACCGCTTCGTGGAGCGACGCGCCTTTTTTTACCGACACCACGGGAAGTCCGGGGCCGGCGGCCGCCAGCTTGGATTGCAGCGCCGCGGTGATTTTACTTTGCATGTCCAGAACCACTCTCTGTCCTTTTTTCGGATTCTGAACGATCGGATAAGAACCTCGATCGATATGAACCGTGCCTTCACGCAAGGGCACAACCTCCTCGCCTTCGCGGGTCGTCTCCTGCCCCAAAACCTTCATCACCGATGCCAGAAGGTCGAGATTCTCCTGGACGGTGATTTTTTGTCCGTAATCGAGACCGACGACGGGCATCGGCTCATCCACTTTGGTTTTGACGGCCGGCTGCGCGACACTCCCCCTCGCGGTCCCGCCCGGCAGGCGAATCGTTTCTCCAACTAAAAGGATATCCCAATTTTTTTTCCCCGGATTGAGCTCTTTGACTTGCTCGGCGGCGCGACGGAGCGCCTCCAGTCCATCGATGCCCAGTTGCTCGCGGAGGACCTTATACAGCGTGTCGCCGGGCTTCACCTGGTATCCGTCCTTCGGCTGAGGTTCGGCGGCGACCTTCGCGGGCGCGGTTTTTTCCGCGGCTTCGACGGCCGCCTTGAGGCCGAGGATCTCGTCGGCTTGAACCGGGATGAAGAGCGTATCGCCGATTTGAAGCACGTCGGGGTTCTTGAGATTGGGATTGAGCGCGCCGACCAACAGGACGTAGCGCTTGAAGCGCTTCTCCGAGAGTCCTCTCTCCTGAATCAAGATCCGCCACAGAGTATCTCGCGGACGGATCACCCGATCTTCTCCCTCGACGGTCTTGCCCTGATACTCGCGCGATTTGGCCGTCCGGCGCAGCTCAAGCTGCGCCGGCTGCTCCTGATCGCTTTTCGTAGGCGGTTGTTGGGCGCCGGCCAGTGAAAACAGCGCGAGAATACCGGCGGCGCCGCCGGCGACAATTCCCGTTCCGAGACGGCGTAGGACTATTTCACTTTCCATAAGGTACCTCCGGAGGTGTCTTCGATAATGATACCTCTCTCTTGAAGCTCGGCGCGTATCCGATCCGCTTCCTGCCATTGTTTCTGCTTGCGAGCCTGTTCTCTCCGCCGTATCAGCTCTTCAATGTCCCGTGGCGCGACGCCGCTCTGCCGTAACCAGCGCTCTTTCTTTCGGTTGAAAAAAGCTTGCGGGGAATCCTGCAGCAATCCCAACGCCTCGCCGACATTTTTCAAAGCGGCGACCCGGGACCCCAGCTCCGCGGCCTTGCCTTCGTCCATCAGCCGGTTCAGCGAGCGGACTTCGTCAAAGAGAAGAGCGACGGCCCTAGGAGTGTTAAAGTCGTCATCCATCTCGCGGCGGAACTCTTGCAAAAACTCCGCGTCGGGCGCCGATCCGCCGGAAGCGCCCGATTGCTCGAAGCGGTCGATCGTCTCGTAAATTCGCTCAAGCCCCTTCCCCGCCTCTTCCAATCCTTGCTCGGAAAAATCCATCGGGCTGCGGTAATGGCTGGACAGCATGTAGTGGCGCAGCGCGGACGCGTCGTGGCGGCTGAGGACTTCGCGAATCGGCAGGATGTTTCCCAGCGACTTGGACATCTTTTCCTGGTTGATGTTGAGAAAGCCGTTGTGCATCCAGGCGCGCGCGAGCGGCAGGTCATACGCGGCCTCGGACTGGGCGATCTCGTTCTCGTGATGGGGAAAAATCAAATCCCGGCCGCCGCCGTGAAGGTCGAAAGGCTGGCCGAGATATTTCGTGCTCATCGCCGAGCACTCGATGTGCCAGCCCGGCCGGCCCTTTCCCCACGGGCTCTCCCACGAAGGCTCGCCGGGCTTGCTCGCCTTCCACAGCGCGAAATCCATCGGCGATCTTTTGCGCGGATCGATTTCCACCCGCGCGCCCGCCTCCAGCTCGTCGATCTTTTTGCGCGAGAGTTTGCCGTAGCCCGGGAAGCGACCGACATCGTAATAAACGTCTCCGTCGACGCGGTAAGCCAAGCGCTTTTCTTCGAGGCGATCGATTAAATCGATGATATCCTTAATGTGCTCCGTGGCCTTTGGCTCTTCGGTCGGCGGCAAGAGTCCCAGCGTCCGAGCGTCTTCCTGGAACTCGGCGACGTACCGGCTGGCGACCGCCTCCGCCGTCGTGTTTTCTTGTTGTGCGCGTTGGATGATCTTGTCGTCGACATCGGTGAAGTTGCGCACGAAGTGGACACGAAAGCCGAGGAACTTGAAGTAGCGATAGACGACGTCGAACGTCAGTAAGGAGCGGGCGTGGCCGACGTGAGAGGAGTCGTAAACCGTCACGCCGCAAACATAGATGCGAACTTCCCCTTCTTTGAGAGGGACAAAAGGCTCTTTTTTTGCTGAAAGGGTGTTGTAAATCTGCAGCCCCATGGGCTTTTCTCTCTCATCTTACGGATTGGCGGCCGATTTGCAAGGGAAGAAAGGGCGAATTGCGCCGACGCTCTTTGCCCTTGCGGAAAAAGTCGAAAAGGCATACACAAAAATCCGGGAAATGGATTTTGCAAAACCTCACAACGATCTGCGCGAGTTAATCGCCGCCCTCGAAGCCCACGACAAGCTGGTCCGCGTTCGACGAGAGATCAACAAGGACACCGAGCTGCACCCTTTGGTGCGCTGGCAGTTCCGCGGTTTGAAAGAAGAGCAACGCAAGGCGTTCCTCTTCGAGAACGTCGTCGATTCCAAGAATCGAAAGTATGAAAGCCCGGTGCTGGTCGGCGGCCTCGCCGCCTCATCGGCGATTTATTGCCTGGGCTTGAAGTGCAATCCGGAGGAAGTCGCCGACCGTTGGATCCACGCGATGGATCATACGATCGAGCCGGAGATCGTGCCGTACGGCCCGGTCATGGAGGAGATCCACGCCGGCAAGGATCTTTTGAGCCGCGGCGGCTTCCACGAATTTCCCATTCCGATCTCGACTCCCGGCTTCGACAACGGCCCTTACATCACGGCGGGCCACTGGATCACCAAAGATCCGGAGACCGGCCGGCGCAACGTCGGCAACTATCGCGGCCTCATCAAGGGCGCGGGATGGAGCGGACTCATGTCCGGCACGCCGCAAGACCTCTCGCGCCACTGGGAAAAGTGCCGGCAGAGGGGAATTCCGCTCGAAGTCGCGGTCGCCGTCGGCACGGTGCCCGCGGTCTCGTTCACCGCGACGCAAAAAGTTCCGCCGACGATGGACGAGCTGGCGCTCGCGGGCGGGCTCATCGGCGAGCCGATCAAGCTGGTCAAATGCCAAACCGTCGATCTCGAAGTCCCGGCGACGGCCGAGATCGTTTTCGAAGGAATCATCCCGACGAACTGTCTCGAAGAGGAAGGTCCGTTCGGCGAGTCGATGGGCTACGTCGATCCGCGAACTCTGAGCAACGTCTTCGAGCTGACCGGCGTCATGCACAGAAAAAATCCCGTCTGGGTTTCGATCATCAGCCAGGTGACGCCGAGCGAAAGCTCGAAGATCAAGGCGATGGGGATGGCGACGCTGATCCTCCGCTCTCTCAAGCAAAAGGGCTTTTCCAGCGTGCTCGAAGTTTCACTCATGGAGCCGCTGGTGAACCTGCGCCCCTACGTCGTGCTGCGCATGAAGAAACGCGACGATCAGGATCCGTGGAAGGCGATGGACGCGCTGCTCGATTACGGCGACCGCGTGGGCAAGCTCGTGATCGCCGTCGATGAGGACATCAACCCGCACGATCCGGTCGCGGTCACGTGGGCGATCACGCACCGCTCGCAGCCGCACAAAGACATCAAAGTCGTCCGCGACCGACCGTTCGGGGCCACACCCATTGGAATGGTCGCCAAGCATCCGTCGAGCCGCTACGACAACTCGGAGTCTTCCCTGCTGATCGATGCCACGCGCAAAGCCGACTATCCGCCCATCTCGCTGCCGAAAAAAGAATATATGGAGCGGGCGCGGAAAATTTGGGAGGAGCTCGGGCTCCCCAAGCTGGAGCCGCAGGAGCCGTGGCACGGATATTTTCTCGGCTTGTGGCCCGAGGCGCTGGACGAGGAGGCTGCGATGGCCGCGGCCGGCGACTCCGACAAAGTCGGGGAAAAGCTCCGCGCAACCAGAGTTCCCGTCGGCGAGGGCGAGACGCTCGGCTCGATGCGGTCGAAATGGGGCAAGACGCACGCGGGCAGGTCGGAGTGAGGCTGCGACGAAGGCCGCCATCGCTCTCACCCTCTCCCCTTCCCTCTCCCTCTGGGAGAGGGTGAGGGAAAGGACAACAACGTAATGAAACGACGCGTCTCGCTGAACGTCAACGGAGAAAGTTATGATTTGGAGATCGAGCCCAACCGCCTGCTCTTGCACGCGCTGCGCGAAGACATCGAGCTTACGGGAACCAAAGAAGGCTGCAGCATCGGGGTCTGCGGCGCGTGCAGCGTGATCGTGGACGGCAGGCTCGTCAGCTCCTGCCTCACGCTCGCGGTCGCCTGCCAGGGAAAAGAGATCACAACCATAGAAGGATTGGCTAAAGACGGAGAGCTTCATCCTCTCCAGCAAGCGTTCGTCGAATACGGCGGGCTCCAGTGCGGCATCTGCACGCCGGGCCAGATCATCGCCGCCAAAGCTCTGCTGGACGAGAACCCACGACCGACGGAAGAACAAGTCAAGGAGTGGATGGCCGGCAATCTCTGCCGCTGCACCGGCTACTATAAGATTCTTGAGTCGGTGATGGCCGTGGTCGAGGGAAAAGTTACCGTCGAAAGGGCGAAACGAGAACAGAGACAAGCAAAGATCCAAAGCCTCGGTGTGTACAAGAGCACTGCGCCCTCACTCTTGCCCTCTCCCTCGGGGAGAGGGTTGGGTGAGGGAAAAACGGAAAGGTAAACCCGCAACTGATCGCGATAGCACCTACGGCCAACAAAATGTCCAAAGCCGAAAACTTTTCCGTCGTCGGCAAGCGTGTTAATCGCGTCGAGGGTTTTGAGAAAGTAACCGGCGAGTCGCGCTACATCGCCGACATCGTTCTGCCCCGAATGTTGTTCGGCAAGGTTCTCCGAAGCCCCTACCCGCACGCGAGGATTCTCAACATCGACATCGGCAAGGCGGAAAGACTCCCGGGCGTGCGCGTCGTCGCAACCGCCGAGGACACGATCAAGAAACCCTGGGGTGCTTTCTTCGCCGACCAGTATCCGCTCTCCGTCGGCAAAGTGCGCTACGTCGGCGAAGAAGTCGCGGCGGTGGCCGCCGTCGATAGGGAAACGGCAGAAGAAGCGCTCGACCTGATCGAGATCGACTGGGAAGAGCTGCCCGCCGTATTCGACGCCGAAGAGGCAATGAAGCCGGACGCGCCGCGGATTCACGAGGACAGGGAAAGCAACGTCGCGATGACGATCGACGTCGAGCGCGGCAACGTCGAAAAGGCCTTCGCCGAGTCCGACGTGATCGTCGAGGACACGTTCCAGAGCGCGCCGCAGTGGCACTGCGCGATCGAGACCATCGGCAGCGTCGCCGACTACTCGCCTGCCGGAAAGTACACGATCTATATGAACACGCAGACGCTGTTCAACGCCCGCTACCGCATCGCCGCCGCGCTCGGCGTGCGCGAGACTGATGTGCGCATCATTCAGAGCGCGGTCGGCGGCGGCTTCGGCGGCAAATCGTGCGACGACAACAACGCGATCGTCGCCGCGATCCTTTCGCGCAAAGCCGGCAAGCCCGTCAAGCTCATCAACACGCGCGAAGAAGAGTTTCTCGCCGGCAGCCGCCCACGGGTGTTCATGAAGATCTACGTGAAGCTGGGCTTCAAGAAAGACGGTAAGATTCGGGCCAAGCAGACGCGCGTCATCGCCGACAACGGCGCCTACTCGGCGAAAGCTCCCGCAATTACGGGCGTCGCCGCGCTGCGCCACGACACCTGCTACAAATACTCGGACGTCAAAACGCATGCCTATCTCGTCTACACGAATAAGATCCCCACCGGCGCGTTCCGCGGCTTCGGCAATCCTTCGGCCGAGTGGGCCGTCGAACAGGCGATCGACGAGGCCGCGCACAGACTCGGTATCGATCCGCTCGAAATCGCGCGCCTCAACGCCGCCGAGCCTGGCTACGTCTCGCCGCACGGCAACCGCGTCATCAGTTGCGAGCTGAAACAGTGCATCGACATGACGGAAAAGATGATGGACTGGAAAAAAAGGCGCGCCAATAAAAAACCAAATACCGGTTTGGGCTTGGCGTGCACCGTCCATGTCAGCGGCAAACGCCATTTCGGCGACTACGACGGCAGCTCGGCAACGATCAAGATCAACGAGGACGGCAAAGCGCTCATCTTGAGCGGCGAGGGCGAAGCGGGCCAGGGCTGCTTTACGACCATGTGCGCGATCGCCGCAGAAGAGCTGGGCATCCCGATCGAAGACGTGGAAATCTCGCGCGCCGACACTGATCTCACGACATTCTGCCTCGGCGCCTTCGCCAGCCGGCTGACTTATATCAGCGGCAACGCCGTGCGCGACGCCGCCGCGAACGTTAAGCGGCAACTATTCGAGCAGGCGGCGGAGATGCTCGAAGCCGACAAGGAAGATCTCGTCGCTCGCGACGGAAAGATTTTCGTCAAGGGCGCGGAGCAGAAGGCTCTGCCCGTCGCCGACGTGGCGCGCGCCCGGCTTTTCCGCAACGGCGGCGCGCCTATCGTGGCATCGGGAAAGTTCGACGCCGATTCCGTGCTGCAGGATTCGACGCGCTACGGCAATGAATCGGGCGCTTATAATTACGGCTGCCAGGCGGTCCAGGTCGAAGTGGACCGCGAGACCGGACAGGTCAAGATTCTACAGTATGTCGCCGCGTCGGACTGCGGCACGGTGATCAATCCGGTTGGCGCCGAGGGACAGGTGGAAGGCTCGGTGGCGCAGGGCATCGGTTACGCGTTGATCGAGGGACTTCGCTTCGACGAAGGCCGTCCGCTCAATCCGAATTTCTCCGACTACCGGATTCCATCGATGCGCGACATGCCGCCGTTGAAGCATGCGTTCGCCGATTCGTACGAACCCACGGGGCCCTTCGGCGCCAAAGGTCTCGGCGAATTGGGCATGGACCCCACCGCGGCGGTGATCGGCAACGCGATCTTCGACGCCGTCGGCGTGCGCATCAAGACGCTGCCGATCACGCCGGAGAAGGTTTTAAAGGCGCTCAAAGAAAAAAGCTGACGCGAATTCTAACCGGAGATATTTGACGGTTTCGATTTAATTTTGGAATGCGCTGTGAGAACAAATCTCTCGCGCGAAGACCCAAAGGGCGCCAAGGTTCCTCAAATCCCCCTCTTTCCCCCTTTGTCAAAGGGGGATGAAGAGGGATTTCTCGATTTCATTGCGGTCTTGGCGCCTTGGCGCGATAACTTTCGTTGAAGCGAAAATCTGAAGATGGTTAAGTTCGACTACATCGAACCGGCAAGCGTTCAAGACGCTTGTGCGCTCCTGAATAAGCACGGCGAGGACGCGCGCGTCATCGCCGGCGGCACGGCTCTCTTGATCTTCATGCGCATGCGGATATTGAACCCGCGCGTCGTCGTCAGTCTGGCTAAAATTCCGGACTTCGACGCCATCGGCTTCGATCCCAAGAACGGCCTGACGATCGTCGCCGGCGCGCGCCATCGCGACATCGAGGTTCATCCTGCCGTTCGCGAGCATTATCCCCTTCTGCACGAAACCTTTGGCAAAGTCGCCCAGCCGCGCATCCGTAACATGGCGACTCTCGGCGGCAATCTCTGCCAGGGCGATCCGCTGACCGATCCGGGCGCGAGCCTTCTCGCTCTCGACGCTGAAGCTGTGCTCGTTTCTTTCAAGGGCAAGAGAACCGTTCCGCTCTCGGAATTTTTCGTCGATTACTATCAGACTGCCATCGAACCCGGCGAGATACTTACAGAAGTGCGCGTTCCTCCGCCCGTGAGCGGTCTCCGCTGGTCGCACATCAAGTTCCTGCCGCGCAGCCAGGAAGATTTTGCCACGGTCGGAGTCGCGCTTACCCTGCAGGTTAGCAACGGACGGTGCGACGACTTACGCCTGGCTCTGAACTCCGTCGCGCCGACGATCTTCCGGGCCAAGCGGGCTGAAGAGATTCTGCGCAAGCAAAAAATCAGCGACAAGCTGATTTCTGAATTGGCCGAGATCGCAGCGAGCGAGACAGATCCCATCGACGACAACCGCGGCTCCGCCGAATACAAACGCGAGATGGTCAAGGTGCTGGTGCGGCGGGCGGCAGACCAGGCATTACACCGTTAGACTTTCACTTTCCCCAGAGCTGCTTTAAGAAGCCGCTTTTTTCCAGCGCGTCGAGATAACGGCGAATCGATCAAGTCCTCAGCCTTAATTTGCTTCGCCTGAGACTCCGTGTCGTCCAGTATCGCCTGAATCGCCTCCGGCGCGATCATCAGCTTTTGTTCAAGGGAGCCGATGTTCGTTTGATAAGCGGTCTCAAGAATTTTTCTGTCGTTGATCCTGAGCCGGCTGCCTAAAACCCTGTAGGTTAGCTCCTTGTCGGCGCCAACTTTTTCAAACTGGAGCCCGCAATTTCGAAGCAGCGCAGAGAGATCCTTAAATAACATTCGCGACGGACATCTCCTCCTCTGCAATTTTGACAACTGGACAAATAGAGTATACAGTTATGACTCCTGACCGAAAAGGCAAACCGTTCGAAAGGATGGGACGCAAAGCCTACGACCTAAGGGCTGCAAAGCAGTCTATGGTGGCAGGGTTACCGAAGCAGGATTGACTTCGCTTCTAACCCCGCCTCCTTAATCCCCGCATCGAGGCTTTTTATCCTCCTTTCGAACCCTACGTGATCTAGGGTGGAAAGAGATTCCGTAAACCGCTTATCTCCAATGAAGCCTTTGCGCGTATTACTCCTTGAGCCCGATCTGTGGCGATACTATGGGATTCGTCATATCCTTCGCTCTGACCCTGAAATCGACCTCCTCGGCGAGATGGAGTATAACAAGATCCTGCCGCTGAGAAGATCTCCGGAACATTTGAAACCGGAGGTGGTGATGCTTTCCTATATCCTGCTGATGGATTTTAAATTACCGCTCCTTTTCAGGATGCGAGAACTCTTTCCTCGGGCTCACATTTTTGTTCACGGATACGAAGAAAGAATTGACAGGATCGCGGCGGTTTTTGCTGCGGGCGCCAAGGGTTATTTCCCACTGTCCTCTCCGTCCAAGGATCTCCTGGATGCTCTAAAGCTCGTTGGCAAAGGGCTGATATGGGGGCCGCCGGACGCAGTGGCCTCAATGATCCAGCAGGCCAGAAGGCAAAGAAGGATGAAACTTCGGGGCAGTGAAGATGAACTGCTCACACCGTATGAGCTGACGATTTTGAAACTTCTCCAGAAAGGGATGAGCAATAAAGAAATAGCCAAAGAATTCGGTATTGCGGAGGTAACCGTCAAATCCCATCTGTCCAAGCTCTACAAGAAATTCAATGTCTGCACACGCCTGCAATTGCTCTCCTATGCGATCAGTCGCAACTTCATCGCCCCGCAGAAGATCAGGAACAAAATGGCTTCTTGATTTTCGTTAACGCCTTCGACCTCCCGAAAGGATTCGCTCACCGTAGACTTCCGTCTATCCTGGGTGCGACCGGCATATACTTTTTACCTGCCAACTTATACGTCTGGAATATTGTTCTCGTCCTACGCGGAAAATAAGTTACAAGCGCTAACCCGCGCCCTAAGCTGCAGATAGGAGCGCTCGTTGGTAGAAAAGCAAATTCAAACAGGAGGTGTGACCATGAAAGCAAAGATTTCGCTGCGCGCGAGCGCAGCGCCGCTTGCCCTGCTGTTGGCCGGTCTGCTCCTCTGGCCCAGCGTAAGCGCCGCTCAGCCTGCCAATAATACGGTCTTCAGTGGTCAGGCTACGGTGGTACGATCAACTATTCTCGGAATTACGACGGTTATCTCAGACACCGGAGCTCTTCCACCGGGAGGGGGCGCTAAAGAAGCGTCTCTTCTCGAGGCTAATGTCCCTGGTTTGCTCACCGCTGAAGTCCTTCACGCTTCATCGGTGGGCCAGGGACAGCGGAGTGAGTCAGAAGCCTCCGTGGCGAACCTAGATCTAACGGTAGGAGGAAACAACATTGCTGCCGACTTCCTCATGGCAGTAGCGGCTGCCCAATGCGGCAACAACGGCAAGGCCTCTATCAGCGGCAGCTCCGAGATCGTCGGTCTGGTCATTAACGGACAGCAGATCGCTGTTACAGGGGAGCCGAACCAAACGATACTTTTGCCAAACGGCCGAGTCGTCATCAATGAGCAGAATGGTTCGGAGAGCGGCAGAACAGGCGATATTACCGTTAACGCGCTTCACGTCGTGGTCGATGGGCTTGCGGATGTCGTCATTGCCTCTGCTCATGCTGATATCGCTTGTGGCAAGCCGGTCTGTCCGGGCGGTGACTTCGTGACCGGAGGCGGATGGATCACTGGGACACCATCCGGCGCTAAAGGAACTTTTGCCGTCGCAGGTGGGATCAAGAACGGCGCCCTTTGGGGTCATCTGAGCTACATCGACCATGGCCGAAACGGTCCAAGGGCGAAGGGAACCGGTGTCACCGCGTACGTCGTCACTGGGCCAACGTCACGGCATATCGAGGGCAGCGCCGAGATTAATGGGCAGCCCGGGACCTATGTGGCCGAAGTAGCGGACGAGGGTGAACCCGGCCGCATGGATACGTTTATGCTTAGGTTGCACGATGCTTCGGGTGCATTAGTGTACAGCGCTTCAGGGCTGCTGGAGGGCGGAAACATCCAGCTCCATCAGCCGTGCAAGTAGCGGTCCGCGCTATACACGATCCGGTTCAAAACGGATCTCCACTCAGGAACGACACAGGGCTTTCAGAGATGAAAGCCCTGTGTCTTCTTTCCTCTCCTGGCCTTGATTTCTGACGATAGGAATTTCTTTGTTGAGGCACAGTCATCGAAATCTTAAAAATCGCCCTTGCGGCGCCTTTTTTACTTCCCCCAGAGCTGCTTGAAGAAGCCGCTCTTTTCCAGTGCGTCGAGAAAACGGCGGTCGATCAAATCCTCGGCCTTGATGTGCTTCACGGTAGGCTCCGTGTCGTCCAAAATCGCCTGAATCGCCTCCGGGGCGATCACCAGTCTTTTCTCGAATGATCCGACGTTGGTTTGATAAGCGCTCTCGAGGACTTTACGGTCGCTGATCCTGAGCTTTTTTCCCAGAACCTGAAAAGTGGTCTCTTTGTCGGTGTGCATGATCCTCATCGCCTCCGCCATGCTGCGCATGAAATTCAGCAAGGTCTCGGAGCGGCGCGCGAAGAGAGAGCGGCGCGTGACGAACGCCGCGGCGACGGATGGGATGTGCAGATCGGGTCCGTAGACGACCGGATGGAATCCCATGGATGCCGCTTTGGCTTCGCCGAGGACGGTGAGCGTAGCCGCGTCGACCGCGCCATTCACCAGGGCCCCGATCGTCTCCGGCTCGCCGCCGGTTTGGATGAACGCGTAGTCGCGTCCGGCCTGCATGCCGGAGCGCCTGAGCGCCTGCACCGTGAAGTAATGGCTGATGCCGCCGATACGGGACACGCCGATCTTCTTTCCCTTGAGACCCTCCGGGCCGCGAATCTCCGGCCGCGCCATGATGCTTTGATCGAGATAGTTTTTGATGCCGCCGATGAAGACGAGATCCTTCGCGCCCTGAACGAAAGCGCGGATGATGCCGCTGCCGCCCGCCAGCGCGACCTCGGCGTCGCCGCCGAGCAGCGCGCCGGTCACCGTCGGAGAAGAGGCCACGTAGATTAGCTGGAAATCCAGATTGTGCTTCCGAAAGAGCCCCGCCTCCTGCGCGATCCACGGCAGAGATTGCGCCATGACCAGCGCGGACTGGATGCCGGTCAGCTTCTCCGCTGCCACCGCTTCCTGCCACGGTAGAAGCAACAACAGCCAGCTAACGAGCATCACTCGCCGTGACATGGCCGGGGATCCTAAACCGATTCTTTTACTTCCAACGAATCCAAGATGAACTGGTAGCGATGGCGGCGCATCTCGGGAATGTTATGAACGAAGGCCGGATCCGCCC contains these protein-coding regions:
- a CDS encoding xanthine dehydrogenase family protein subunit M, yielding MVKFDYIEPASVQDACALLNKHGEDARVIAGGTALLIFMRMRILNPRVVVSLAKIPDFDAIGFDPKNGLTIVAGARHRDIEVHPAVREHYPLLHETFGKVAQPRIRNMATLGGNLCQGDPLTDPGASLLALDAEAVLVSFKGKRTVPLSEFFVDYYQTAIEPGEILTEVRVPPPVSGLRWSHIKFLPRSQEDFATVGVALTLQVSNGRCDDLRLALNSVAPTIFRAKRAEEILRKQKISDKLISELAEIAASETDPIDDNRGSAEYKREMVKVLVRRAADQALHR
- a CDS encoding ABC transporter substrate-binding protein, encoding MSRRVMLVSWLLLLLPWQEAVAAEKLTGIQSALVMAQSLPWIAQEAGLFRKHNLDFQLIYVASSPTVTGALLGGDAEVALAGGSGIIRAFVQGAKDLVFIGGIKNYLDQSIMARPEIRGPEGLKGKKIGVSRIGGISHYFTVQALRRSGMQAGRDYAFIQTGGEPETIGALVNGAVDAATLTVLGEAKAASMGFHPVVYGPDLHIPSVAAAFVTRRSLFARRSETLLNFMRSMAEAMRIMHTDKETTFQVLGKKLRISDRKVLESAYQTNVGSFEKRLVIAPEAIQAILDDTEPTVKHIKAEDLIDRRFLDALEKSGFFKQLWGK
- a CDS encoding response regulator transcription factor, whose translation is MKPLRVLLLEPDLWRYYGIRHILRSDPEIDLLGEMEYNKILPLRRSPEHLKPEVVMLSYILLMDFKLPLLFRMRELFPRAHIFVHGYEERIDRIAAVFAAGAKGYFPLSSPSKDLLDALKLVGKGLIWGPPDAVASMIQQARRQRRMKLRGSEDELLTPYELTILKLLQKGMSNKEIAKEFGIAEVTVKSHLSKLYKKFNVCTRLQLLSYAISRNFIAPQKIRNKMAS
- a CDS encoding choice-of-anchor P family protein; the encoded protein is MKAKISLRASAAPLALLLAGLLLWPSVSAAQPANNTVFSGQATVVRSTILGITTVISDTGALPPGGGAKEASLLEANVPGLLTAEVLHASSVGQGQRSESEASVANLDLTVGGNNIAADFLMAVAAAQCGNNGKASISGSSEIVGLVINGQQIAVTGEPNQTILLPNGRVVINEQNGSESGRTGDITVNALHVVVDGLADVVIASAHADIACGKPVCPGGDFVTGGGWITGTPSGAKGTFAVAGGIKNGALWGHLSYIDHGRNGPRAKGTGVTAYVVTGPTSRHIEGSAEINGQPGTYVAEVADEGEPGRMDTFMLRLHDASGALVYSASGLLEGGNIQLHQPCK